Sequence from the Brachionichthys hirsutus isolate HB-005 unplaced genomic scaffold, CSIRO-AGI_Bhir_v1 contig_836, whole genome shotgun sequence genome:
GCAGGTGTTCCGATCCACCGGTGCAGAGGCTCAGCTGAGCCCGGCCGTCCCCCGCAGTCCCGTCGCCGCGTTGGACCTGAGCTCCGGCCCGCCGAGCGACGAGCTCCAGACCGTCCCCGTGTTCAAGCAGAGCGTCATCGTTGCCGCCGCCAGGGAGACCGTCCCGGCTGCCCGAAGGTAAAGGTTAAAACACGCCGGCGGCTCGGTGAGGCTTCGTGCCACGTTTTAGCCTGCGGCTGCTCGCCCTCGGTAACGTTTGCTTCACCGCCACGGTTTGCATCGTAATTAGATGCTTTCAAAGACGGCTCTCTTACTTCCTGCATGTGATTTCAGAACATGATCAATAGTTTCAAACGACTAGTTACCCAAAACGTTTGGTTTCCTGCTTTTATACTTTAAGACGAGTTGAGAATTCTAATTCTACCGTTTCGTAGCCGTTTTAGATTTGAGGAGAAATGAGACGAGTTtagggtttctttttcttcccctgTGTCATGAATGCACttagttaaaaaacaaaaacaaaaaaaactgctcCTGGAGAAACTCTTGGGCACCGCCcatgtgtccttgagcaaggcacagaaCCTCCAGACTGGTCCCAGTGATGTATAGAGATCAACAAGgtataattcttcttcttcttctccttcatctcaGCCCGGTGCTGAAAACTCCGCCTCCCTCCAAGTCACGGAGAACGAGCGTGGCGGCATCCAGAACCGCCTCCAGCACcaccagcgccgccgccgccaccactgTGGATGTCTTCGATGAGCTCATCAACGAATTCACAGATGAACATCTGCAGGACGGCGACGTGGACGCGGAGATCGGGGAGGACGACCTGCTCCAGGAGCTGTCGGAGATGATCGACAGCTGAGAGCTCGACTTTGTCTTTAAATTCACGCTCCGTTCACATTTTAGATGCGCTTCATTTCTGATCGTCTGAGAGCCcaggagctgctctgcagggcggACTTGTGATTAAATACCTTTGCGATCATTGCTGTGAGAACTCGCGCTGCCCTGTGGTCGTGTTCCGCGGTAAACCTGCCTCTgccatttttaaacaaaaatctTTGAAACGTGTCCCttctcattttaatatttcttttattcagtAAACTAGCCTGGGGGTCTTTTCTATCTTGTATATTTCTTACCTGGTCAAAATGCTTTCAGTTGTGTCTTAaagtctgtttctgtttttcaatGTGGGAGGGGGGTATTTGGTCTCTGTTCTCACCCCATCCGGAAGCCTTCCCACAAATGTATTGTTCAGAGTGACTTGTACAGATTACcgtgtaaataaaaatacttttaatgacCAACATCGGCTGTTGACTGGTTTGTAACGGCATCGGTCGCCGACAAGCTTAGCGGCGGACTGATTTAAGCTACGCggtgttgctgctgattttACAGCAAGCCAGCCCATTTGGAgctaaaatatttattcttgtGTTAAAGTTAACTAAAGTCATTATGGAAATTGTATTTAAAGCCCTATTTAAGGATTTAGCATACTATAAATGGAGCAAAATAATAAGTTTTTAGAAACGAACTCTTGTTTTTGTATGAAATATCAGAGTTGTTCCAAATACAGTGGCTTTGAggagattatttttatttttttattaatttttaagGAATTAATTACTACTGACTTCTTAACATGATGTAATCGGTTTTTCCATAAAAACTCATcaattttctttgcatttttattgtctAGTCTAGAGAAAGTGAGGGCGCTACGTAATCCAAATTTTGAGTTTGCCGAAATGAAAACTTCCTGTTATCGTAACACGTGCGCCgctaagccaatcagaggccgagGAAGAGCCACAGCAGCCGCTCTCCGTCGACGGGCTGTTTCTGGCGGCTTCTTCCGCTCGCGAGCCgggcagctgctgcttcttcttccggGTTAGCGGTTGTAAACAGAAGGTCGTTCCTCCTCGGGAGACGGAGCAAGCGAACATGAgcaagctggagctgctgaacgtGTTTCTCAACGACAGGCTAACGGCGGCCGCGGAGGAGATCTTCCGCGCCGTTAAAGACACGGTTCTGGAGTACCAGAGCGAAATCCTCTGCGCCGCGGAGGAGAACGAGCGGCTGAAGCGGCTGCTGAACGTCGCCGTCCAGAGGCTCCTGCTGCAGCCAGGTGAGCCCCGGCGAGCCCCGGCGGCTGTCTGCAGTGCACCGCTTCTAatgggaccgggggggggggggggcacacctttACCCCTTTACCCCTTTACCCCTTTAGGTGGCTAGATAATCAATAATATATATCAATATGACATAAATAATGGCTAATAACTAGCAACGATTTTTTTTAAGCTCCTGCACTGATCATATCTGAAAACGTCGCGTCAGTTTCTGCTTGAGGTTGTAGAAAGTTTGGTGAAAACAATAATTGTATTTGACCCATGACCCCCCCTTCTTCCTAGCCATTTTgttagcctaaaatggctcagggtggaagacagggttaaacagctcaaaatgggattggcatttaaaatagtcaatgcagctctgccctcagtcccatcaatccctgcatacctgaataaacacctccacagatttagtgacacccacagccacaacactagagggagctcaaacaacagcctgattaccccctcctataggactaacatgggtaaatcatctttttacaatacggccacccaagggtggaacggtttgactcctaccctcaaaacatgcacctctttggcctccttcaaaacggccctaaaaatacaccttttagggggacagaaacggagatagtcatcacgactctctccggatcaacccccccctgttttttttgtccacctttgttgtacatattatgtgtatttattgttattttgcatctgtggagtaatttatttttatttgtattgttaaatgtcgatttatgtacgaaggactttcaacggaaacaagactgtaatgacatttttgaaatgctcctcttagacatgatgtttggctgtacttgtactgtaatacatgctactgtttgactgtacttgtactgtaatacatgctactgtttgactgcacttgtactctaacattctacctaataTCGAAAACGACATTTGTGGCGTTGCTGAATGTCCCTGCAAACACACGGAGCATAACATGTGATGTTTTAACCTTTCAGAGTCGCAACCCGTCCTCCCCCAAGACGACGGCCAGCCCTGCGATCCCGAGGGGAGGGGCTGCGTGCCGCCGCTTCCGCGGGTTAAAGAAGAACCAAAACTCAGAAATATTCAAACAGATGATTCCCAGGAAGCGAGAGATGCAGACGAAGGAAGCGGCCATGTTGAATCGCCACAGCCCTCACTCGCCCAGATTGTGTGTCACGGAAGTGtctccccgccgccgccgccgccatcccAGGAGCTGAAAGCAGAAGACGATGGCGAGGACGGCGGGAGGCCTGCCGACGGCTCGCCATCCTCCATGGCGGAATATTTCACCTGCAGGGAAACGCAGAGGGACGGTCGGCAGAAAACCAGCCGGGGGCCGAAAGGACCGCTTTCCCTCAGTGGAAGACAGAACGCACACGTCCTGCAGATCAGGAACATCCGGTCCCTGAACCCGCCTCACTCCGCCCAGGGAATCCAGAGGTGGCACAGCTGTAAGGAGTGTGGGAAGGGCTTCAGCTTCGCCTGCCAGCTGGAAGTCCACATGCGCTGGCACACCAAGGAGAAGCCGTACAGCTGCACCGCGTGCCGCAAGAGCTTCACCACCGTCAGCATGCTGAAGAGGCACCACCGCATCCACACGGGGGAGAAGCCCTTCCGCTGCCTCGTCTGTGGGAAGTGCTTCAACCAGTCCGCGCACCTCAACACCCACTTCAGGCTCCACACCAGGGAGGGCCAGCCGGAGCCGGCCACGCTCCAGGTGGGCCCCTACTCCAAAGAGGCGGCCGACCCGGCCATCTGCAAACTCTGACGGAGTCCAAGTGGCTGAAGTTCAGGTTCAGATAGTCTGCAGAAactgtgtttgggtgtgtgtctcGTTTCTTGtgtgaattaaaatgtgttacATAAAGATCTCTGATCCAACAGAAAGAATAAGTAATTGAtataatttctgttgtattgattatcggggtctgacaggtgttttattttgaaaaacgattGGAATCTTCACAGACGTTTGTCTTGGTCACGTGACACGTTGCTAACAAAATATAAACCTGTAAACTAAAAATGAGTTcgaaaaaacaaacgtctttggagaacttctttacaaaaggagaaaatctaactgaggaggcagaagaggaggaagaagaggagccgacgacctccaagaaaagaaagacaaaaccaGGAGTCGGATTTAAAACACGGTTCATCAGCAGGTGACTCGTGCAGCAAGTCCGCTTGGCATCATATGTGGAGACAAGATAGAAAACAATGAAGCCTTAAAATCTGCTTCAACACACaaagaccaagaaccctggattaaaagactagaacatggaatttatgaaagaaaaaaacctgaacatggaggacagaagtaattactGAGACCATGACTTCTACAAATGCGTTATGTTGAGTAGATACTGGTGTAATAATCCTGCAATAGCTATTAAAAGTACGTACAATAAGATTTAGTGGTTAAATTTACATTCCTcctatttaatttaatgtaattaataattcatccaTGGAAAAATTGCCCAGCATGAAACCGgcctgtggcaggaaaaaggatGTCCTGAACTCCTCTGACGTGCTTCtggtgccccctgctggtggcGGAGCTGCAGGTGCAGCTTTTCACCAAACGCAACCTCCTTACCTGCCTGTCATGTTTTCACCTACCAGAATAACAAAtgttgatatttaaaaaattaGATGACTAACtcccatatggtctagcggtgaggattcctggttttcacccaggCGGCCCGGGTTcgactcccggtatgggaaTAGCTTCTTTTCACATcccaccctcctcttcatcaaaaTCAACCCTCCCATATCCAGTTTTCAGAGTTTATATATACTTATaat
This genomic interval carries:
- the LOC137916737 gene encoding zinc finger protein 568-like encodes the protein MSKLELLNVFLNDRLTAAAEEIFRAVKDTVLEYQSEILCAAEENERLKRLLNVAVQRLLLQPESQPVLPQDDGQPCDPEGRGCVPPLPRVKEEPKLRNIQTDDSQEARDADEGSGHVESPQPSLAQIVCHGSVSPPPPPPSQELKAEDDGEDGGRPADGSPSSMAEYFTCRETQRDGRQKTSRGPKGPLSLSGRQNAHVLQIRNIRSLNPPHSAQGIQRWHSCKECGKGFSFACQLEVHMRWHTKEKPYSCTACRKSFTTVSMLKRHHRIHTGEKPFRCLVCGKCFNQSAHLNTHFRLHTREGQPEPATLQVGPYSKEAADPAICKL